Proteins from a genomic interval of Streptomyces sp. NBC_01445:
- a CDS encoding TetR/AcrR family transcriptional regulator, producing MDRKQERNPRTNAARGSYAVGDERRARILDTAVEHYAQWGFHASSLARIAKDVGITQGGLLHHFRSKEDLLVSVLERSEEQDVARFFAKEPGSVVEVFEAMLELAESNAQRPGRTRMFNVLAAEAGEPGHPAHDFFVRRYGAVIAKIAGALRGDLERGVLEPGTDCEGVASELVAVMDGLQLQWALAPGAYDMTGGLRRYIDRLLRSINRDGSGLPK from the coding sequence ATGGACCGGAAGCAGGAGCGGAACCCGCGGACGAACGCGGCCAGGGGCAGCTATGCCGTCGGTGACGAACGGCGCGCGAGGATCCTGGACACGGCCGTCGAGCACTATGCCCAATGGGGTTTCCACGCCTCCTCGCTGGCCCGCATCGCCAAGGATGTTGGCATCACGCAGGGGGGACTCCTGCACCACTTCCGATCCAAGGAAGACCTTCTCGTCTCCGTCCTGGAACGCAGCGAGGAGCAGGATGTGGCGCGGTTCTTCGCGAAGGAACCCGGCAGCGTGGTGGAGGTGTTCGAGGCGATGCTGGAGCTGGCCGAGTCCAACGCTCAGCGGCCCGGCCGGACCAGGATGTTCAACGTCCTTGCTGCTGAGGCCGGTGAACCCGGCCACCCCGCCCATGACTTCTTCGTGCGCCGCTATGGCGCCGTCATCGCCAAGATCGCCGGAGCTCTCCGCGGTGACCTGGAACGCGGCGTGTTGGAGCCCGGCACTGACTGCGAAGGCGTCGCGAGTGAACTCGTCGCTGTCATGGACGGGTTGCAGCTGCAGTGGGCGCTCGCGCCTGGCGCCTACGACATGACGGGCGGGCTGCGGCGCTATATCGACCGGCTGCTGCGCTCGATCAATCGGGATGGGTCCGGTCTGCCCAAGTGA
- a CDS encoding LysR family transcriptional regulator, translated as MELRQLRSFLALAEECHFGRAAARLHVAQPALSQQIKQLERELGVTLFHRSTRRVEPTEAGRRLTDYARALVTEEERARIHMRELATGHAGRVSVGFIGTATYDVLPRVARTVRAQLPGITLDLRGELLTPELVEGVRSGTYDLAVVRGAAGDADLLVTPLRSEPLVAVLPSHHPLAGRANIGLEELAGEPFVIHPSRSRSSMYDRVLSACERAGFQPVSLIEVGETTTLVVFVAAGHGVALVPRSVRSLSLDGVTYLPLAEPETVDLLLARRARRASPATDQVVSVIEECVSTQ; from the coding sequence ATGGAACTCCGTCAGCTCCGGTCCTTCCTCGCCCTCGCCGAGGAGTGCCACTTCGGCCGCGCGGCGGCCCGTCTGCACGTGGCACAGCCCGCCCTCTCACAGCAGATCAAGCAGCTGGAAAGGGAGTTGGGCGTCACCCTGTTCCACCGGTCCACGCGCCGCGTCGAACCCACCGAGGCTGGCCGCCGGCTCACCGACTACGCGCGCGCCCTGGTGACGGAGGAGGAGCGGGCCCGCATCCACATGCGCGAGCTGGCCACCGGCCACGCGGGGCGGGTGTCGGTGGGCTTCATCGGCACGGCCACGTACGACGTGCTGCCGCGGGTCGCACGGACCGTACGGGCACAGCTGCCCGGCATCACCCTGGACCTGCGCGGTGAGCTGCTCACCCCGGAACTCGTGGAGGGCGTGCGCTCGGGCACGTACGATCTCGCGGTCGTCCGCGGCGCGGCCGGAGACGCGGACCTGCTCGTCACACCGCTGCGGTCCGAGCCGCTGGTGGCCGTGCTGCCCTCGCACCACCCGCTGGCGGGCCGCGCGAACATCGGCCTTGAGGAGCTGGCCGGCGAACCGTTCGTCATCCATCCCTCGCGGTCACGATCCTCCATGTACGACCGCGTGCTGTCCGCGTGCGAGCGTGCCGGGTTCCAGCCGGTCTCGCTGATCGAGGTCGGCGAGACGACCACCCTCGTCGTCTTCGTAGCCGCCGGCCACGGGGTCGCTCTGGTGCCTCGGTCCGTACGCAGTCTCAGCCTCGACGGCGTCACCTACCTGCCGCTGGCGGAACCCGAGACGGTCGATCTCCTCCTGGCCCGCCGGGCACGCCGCGCCTCCCCCGCGACCGACCAGGTCGTCTCGGTGATCGAGGAGTGCGTCAGCACTCAGTGA
- a CDS encoding thiolase family protein translates to MTDSYLYAAARTPFGRFSGALANVRPDDLAARAVTGTLAKTPGLDPAEIGDVVWGNANGAGEDNRNVGRMAVLLAGLPTSVPATTVNRLCGSSLDAAIIASRAIETGDADIVLTGGVESMTRAPWVLPKLAKAFPAGNMTAVSTTLGWRLVNERMPNEWTVSLGEANEQLADRFDVPRERQDAFAARSHTLADEAWNAGFYDDLVVPVAVDAKGATLDKDEGIRPGSTAEKLAGLKPVFRPDGVITAGNASPLSDGASAVLLGSGAAAARIGADPVARIAGRGVSALDPQMFGYAPVEAANRALKAAGITWSDVAAVELNEAFAVQSLACADAWEVDPGIVNAKGGAIAIGHPLGASGGRLLGTLAHRLRESGERWGVAAICIGVGQALAVVLENVTGSNR, encoded by the coding sequence GTGACCGACAGTTACCTGTACGCAGCAGCACGAACCCCCTTCGGACGGTTCTCGGGAGCCCTCGCGAACGTCCGGCCCGACGACCTTGCCGCCCGAGCCGTCACCGGGACACTGGCCAAGACCCCCGGCCTCGATCCGGCGGAGATCGGCGACGTCGTCTGGGGCAACGCCAACGGCGCCGGTGAGGACAACCGGAACGTCGGCAGGATGGCCGTCCTTCTCGCCGGGCTCCCGACGTCGGTGCCCGCCACGACGGTCAACCGCCTGTGCGGGTCGTCCCTGGACGCCGCGATCATCGCCTCCCGCGCCATCGAAACCGGCGACGCGGACATCGTGCTCACCGGCGGCGTCGAGTCCATGACCCGCGCGCCCTGGGTCCTGCCCAAGCTCGCGAAGGCCTTCCCCGCCGGCAACATGACCGCCGTGTCCACCACGCTGGGCTGGCGCCTGGTCAACGAGCGCATGCCCAACGAGTGGACCGTCTCGCTCGGCGAGGCGAACGAGCAGCTCGCCGACCGCTTCGACGTCCCCCGCGAACGCCAGGACGCCTTCGCGGCCCGCTCCCACACCCTCGCCGACGAGGCCTGGAACGCGGGCTTCTACGACGACCTGGTCGTGCCGGTCGCCGTGGACGCCAAGGGCGCCACGCTCGACAAGGATGAGGGCATCCGCCCCGGCTCGACGGCGGAGAAGCTCGCCGGCCTCAAGCCCGTCTTCCGCCCCGACGGCGTCATCACGGCCGGTAACGCCTCCCCGCTGAGCGACGGTGCCTCCGCCGTCCTGCTCGGCTCGGGTGCTGCCGCCGCACGGATAGGCGCCGACCCCGTTGCCCGGATCGCCGGACGTGGCGTGTCCGCCCTGGATCCGCAGATGTTCGGTTACGCCCCCGTGGAGGCGGCGAACCGGGCACTCAAGGCCGCCGGGATCACCTGGTCCGACGTCGCCGCCGTCGAGTTGAACGAGGCGTTCGCCGTGCAGTCCCTTGCCTGCGCCGACGCCTGGGAGGTGGATCCTGGGATCGTCAACGCCAAGGGCGGCGCGATCGCCATCGGCCACCCGCTCGGCGCGTCCGGCGGCCGACTCCTCGGCACCCTTGCCCACCGGCTACGCGAGTCCGGCGAGCGCTGGGGCGTCGCTGCCATCTGCATCGGAGTGGGCCAGGCACTCGCCGTGGTCCTGGAGAACGTGACCGGGAGCAACCGATGA
- a CDS encoding 3-oxoacid CoA-transferase subunit A, which produces MTTQICADVDEAVAGIEDGSTVLVGGFGMAGMPVDLIDALIRQGAKDLTVVSNNAGNGDTGLAALLAKGRVRKVICSFPRQADSWVFDELYRAGRIELEVVPQGNLAERMRAAGAGIGAFFCPTGVGTLLAEGKETREIDGRTYVLEYPIKGDVALIGAHRADRMGNLVYRKTARNFGPVMATAATTVIAQVREIVETGEIDPETIVTPSIYVDRVVQEAARA; this is translated from the coding sequence ATGACCACTCAGATATGCGCCGACGTGGACGAGGCTGTGGCCGGGATCGAGGACGGCTCCACAGTGCTCGTCGGCGGTTTCGGCATGGCCGGCATGCCCGTCGACCTGATCGACGCGCTCATCCGCCAGGGCGCCAAAGACCTCACCGTGGTCTCCAACAACGCGGGCAACGGCGACACCGGACTCGCCGCGCTGCTTGCCAAGGGCCGCGTCCGCAAGGTGATCTGCTCTTTCCCGCGGCAGGCGGACTCGTGGGTGTTCGACGAGCTGTACCGCGCCGGCCGGATCGAGCTCGAGGTGGTTCCGCAGGGCAACCTCGCGGAGCGCATGCGGGCGGCGGGAGCCGGCATCGGCGCCTTCTTCTGCCCCACTGGCGTCGGCACGCTGCTCGCCGAGGGCAAGGAGACACGCGAGATCGACGGCCGAACCTACGTCCTCGAGTACCCCATCAAGGGCGACGTCGCGTTGATCGGCGCCCACCGCGCCGACCGCATGGGCAACCTCGTCTACCGCAAGACCGCCCGCAACTTCGGACCGGTCATGGCCACCGCGGCGACCACCGTGATCGCGCAGGTACGCGAGATCGTCGAGACCGGCGAGATCGACCCGGAAACCATCGTCACCCCGAGCATCTATGTCGACCGAGTGGTGCAGGAGGCGGCACGCGCATGA
- a CDS encoding 3-oxoacid CoA-transferase subunit B, translated as MNPTSHVLKNEQGPLSKHDIAALIARDIPQGAFVNLGIGQPTLVAGHLPADSGVVLHTENGMLNMGPAVQDAQVDPDLTNAGKVPVTELPGAAYFHHADSFAMMRGGHLDICVLGAFQVSALGDLANWHTGAPDAIPAVGGAMDLAIGAKKVFVMMTLFTKDGTPKLVPECGYPLTGLGCVDRVYTDLAVFDITPQGVRVAQTFGITPDELAARLDMPLTVVEQ; from the coding sequence ATGAACCCCACGAGCCACGTACTGAAGAACGAGCAGGGTCCGCTGAGCAAGCACGACATCGCTGCCCTGATCGCGCGCGACATCCCCCAGGGCGCATTCGTCAACCTGGGCATCGGTCAGCCGACCCTCGTTGCCGGCCATCTGCCCGCCGACTCCGGCGTGGTGCTCCACACCGAGAACGGCATGCTCAACATGGGGCCCGCCGTGCAGGACGCCCAGGTCGACCCCGACCTGACCAACGCGGGCAAGGTCCCCGTCACCGAACTGCCCGGAGCCGCCTACTTCCACCACGCCGACTCCTTCGCCATGATGCGCGGCGGCCACCTGGACATCTGCGTCCTCGGCGCATTCCAGGTCTCGGCCCTCGGCGACCTGGCCAACTGGCACACGGGCGCACCTGACGCCATCCCCGCCGTCGGCGGAGCCATGGACCTGGCGATCGGCGCCAAGAAGGTGTTCGTGATGATGACCCTGTTCACCAAGGACGGCACACCCAAGCTGGTTCCCGAGTGCGGCTACCCGCTCACCGGCCTCGGCTGCGTCGACCGCGTCTACACCGACCTCGCGGTCTTCGACATCACCCCCCAAGGAGTGCGCGTCGCGCAGACCTTCGGCATCACGCCGGACGAGCTCGCCGCACGCCTGGACATGCCGCTGACTGTCGTCGAGCAGTGA
- a CDS encoding DUF6087 family protein: protein MHDEQESLEDWARRREERQNASKGKRRAVPLTEGPHRGQHVAPDAPRVIQEWDGTEWETVSLVSDLAEAKTVLHPPQPAEQKAAEWDRPALEKGRGRHRKPTPAENREQQSIQGHAGRRRQYSGGSPVTETGDPPNTCSSTATS, encoded by the coding sequence ATGCACGACGAACAGGAGTCGCTGGAGGACTGGGCACGGCGACGCGAGGAACGTCAGAACGCCTCGAAGGGCAAGCGTCGCGCGGTGCCGCTGACCGAAGGGCCGCACCGCGGGCAACACGTCGCCCCCGACGCACCCCGCGTGATCCAGGAATGGGACGGAACCGAGTGGGAGACGGTCAGCCTGGTCAGCGATCTCGCCGAGGCCAAGACCGTGCTGCACCCGCCGCAGCCGGCCGAACAGAAAGCCGCCGAATGGGATCGCCCCGCGCTGGAGAAAGGCCGGGGTCGACACCGGAAGCCGACCCCAGCAGAGAACCGAGAGCAGCAGTCCATTCAGGGGCACGCGGGAAGGCGGCGGCAATATAGCGGCGGATCCCCGGTTACCGAAACCGGGGATCCGCCGAATACTTGTAGCTCCACCGCCACTTCCTGA
- a CDS encoding helix-turn-helix transcriptional regulator, with protein MSDTAHTPSKHAVSPELGPLLKRWRKRIDHRRITGIDSTRRRLKPGLTQDEVASLTGVASSWYRQLEGGSPRPVSEQFVQRLAMTLRLKEAERVILFQLALGHAPPPPRTAPDPASYANLQSVLDALLPHPAYVSNLWWDIVAHNKPQEDWFPWLPYEPNLMRFAFLYPEARDQLVNWRSDWAVPFLAQIRFAIATHPDVPELLQLRDDILDGNDEARELWADRLAQAHPDGDVRGFSLPFHGGQEIQVRIMAFAPMSHPDLRLIALVRQ; from the coding sequence ATGAGTGACACAGCCCATACACCGTCCAAGCACGCGGTTTCTCCGGAGTTGGGCCCCCTGCTCAAGCGGTGGCGCAAACGGATCGACCACAGGCGGATCACCGGCATCGATTCCACGCGCAGGCGCCTGAAACCCGGGCTGACTCAGGACGAGGTCGCCTCTCTCACCGGCGTCGCAAGCTCCTGGTATCGCCAGCTGGAGGGCGGCAGCCCGCGCCCCGTCTCGGAACAGTTCGTCCAGCGCTTGGCCATGACTCTCCGGCTGAAGGAAGCCGAGCGCGTCATCCTCTTCCAGCTCGCGCTCGGCCACGCGCCTCCGCCGCCCCGGACAGCGCCGGACCCCGCGTCCTATGCGAATCTGCAGTCAGTGCTCGACGCGCTCCTGCCTCATCCGGCCTATGTCTCGAACCTCTGGTGGGACATCGTCGCCCATAACAAGCCCCAGGAGGACTGGTTCCCCTGGCTGCCATATGAGCCGAACCTGATGCGCTTCGCCTTCTTGTATCCGGAGGCCCGGGACCAGCTCGTCAACTGGCGTAGTGACTGGGCCGTCCCCTTCCTCGCGCAGATCCGCTTCGCGATCGCCACGCATCCCGACGTTCCAGAGCTCCTACAACTCCGCGACGACATCCTGGACGGCAACGACGAAGCTCGTGAGCTCTGGGCCGATCGTCTGGCACAGGCGCATCCAGACGGGGATGTCCGAGGCTTCTCGCTGCCATTTCACGGCGGCCAGGAGATCCAAGTACGCATCATGGCCTTCGCTCCGATGAGTCATCCAGATCTACGCTTGATCGCGCTGGTCCGACAATGA
- a CDS encoding MAB_1171c family putative transporter yields MAFIFLFCLGVAVAWKWYQLSKAPSDRPLRSVTLCLTCAAASYPVAMPGGATGLDTVAGDGAAKVAQNLLLLATVYFLMCFYLYAAADERRGRRRARAEAALVLVVGTAITAAAASVPHRELAGSFATTDMTVWQVAFFYAVAGVYLMYALTVAGLWTRRYARLSMRPHSTGLWAAGAGMVGMATACAMRAVIVAARWRGAAVSDSVFLCVALILVCSSLLFVLGITYPGLRTRLSLYRLWLRHRREHARLEPLWLLMTEAAPHVVLKTDSRSRWDQWRARGVHRRHHRRFVECRDGLVEISPYLESNPRIDAVSPETNVDRVAEQLRAAVYSRRSGVPTNAATPTTPTLPGPPSREADMQELLALSDALRSTN; encoded by the coding sequence GTGGCGTTCATCTTCCTCTTCTGCCTCGGCGTGGCCGTGGCCTGGAAGTGGTATCAGCTGTCGAAGGCGCCGAGTGATCGACCTCTCCGGTCCGTCACCCTCTGTCTGACGTGTGCGGCCGCGTCGTACCCGGTCGCCATGCCCGGGGGAGCGACAGGCCTGGATACGGTCGCCGGCGATGGCGCTGCAAAGGTCGCTCAGAATCTGCTGCTGCTCGCCACGGTGTACTTCCTGATGTGCTTCTACCTGTACGCGGCCGCGGACGAGCGCCGTGGCCGCCGCCGGGCGCGGGCCGAGGCCGCTCTCGTGCTCGTGGTCGGTACCGCCATCACGGCCGCCGCAGCAAGCGTCCCGCACCGCGAGCTGGCAGGCAGCTTCGCCACAACCGACATGACGGTGTGGCAAGTCGCCTTCTTCTACGCAGTGGCCGGCGTGTATCTGATGTACGCGCTGACGGTTGCCGGCCTGTGGACCCGCCGGTACGCACGCCTGTCCATGAGGCCGCACTCGACGGGCCTGTGGGCCGCCGGAGCGGGCATGGTCGGCATGGCGACCGCTTGTGCGATGCGTGCCGTCATCGTCGCCGCGCGATGGCGCGGAGCGGCGGTCTCCGACTCGGTCTTCCTCTGCGTAGCGCTGATCCTCGTCTGCTCGAGCCTGCTGTTTGTCCTCGGCATCACCTATCCCGGCCTACGCACCCGCCTGTCGCTGTATCGGTTGTGGCTACGACATCGGCGCGAACACGCGCGCCTCGAACCGCTCTGGCTCTTGATGACCGAGGCCGCACCGCACGTGGTGCTCAAGACCGACTCACGTTCGCGCTGGGACCAGTGGCGGGCGCGGGGCGTCCACCGTCGGCATCACCGCCGGTTCGTCGAGTGCCGCGACGGCCTGGTCGAGATCAGCCCATACCTGGAATCGAATCCGCGCATCGATGCGGTCTCACCCGAGACGAACGTTGACCGGGTGGCGGAGCAACTCCGCGCAGCCGTGTACTCACGTCGGAGCGGGGTACCGACGAACGCAGCCACGCCCACGACGCCTACTCTGCCGGGCCCACCCAGCCGGGAAGCCGACATGCAAGAGCTCCTCGCCCTGTCCGACGCCCTGCGCTCCACCAACTGA
- a CDS encoding amidohydrolase family protein, which translates to MLITAAHVLAGPDRQPIADGAVLVRDGAIAGIGPREEVQRHAHPDEPRLAFPAGTAMPGLIDAHVHLCFDAGPDPVATLEEQDDEALFTAMQARAEQLLRTGITTARDLGDRNGLAVRLAQSVADGRSVGPRVVSATTPVTPPGGHCWFLGGEVSGVDEVRRLVQRNVAAGAKVIKVMETGGGLTKGGAKSWETQFSRAELDALVDEAHRAGLPVAAHAHGVDGITAAVEAGVDTIEHCTWMTADGFEVLEDVLTQIIDKGIYVCPAVSPHWPMLPKFFGPERAEAMFDAVRRMAQAGARLIAGTDAGVQRAGFDGLPSSLRFYEHLGLPNERILAMATTDAAGALGLGDTTGQLTLGYSADLLVVEGDPLTDLDSLKSVNAVIAAGRHHHLDTNG; encoded by the coding sequence ATGCTGATCACCGCCGCCCACGTTCTCGCCGGACCTGACCGGCAGCCGATCGCCGATGGCGCCGTCCTCGTACGCGATGGCGCGATCGCCGGTATCGGACCACGCGAAGAGGTCCAGCGCCACGCTCACCCCGACGAGCCGCGCCTTGCTTTCCCGGCCGGCACAGCGATGCCCGGCCTGATCGATGCTCACGTGCACCTTTGCTTCGACGCAGGCCCCGATCCCGTCGCCACTCTTGAGGAGCAGGACGACGAGGCCCTGTTCACGGCGATGCAGGCCCGAGCCGAGCAGCTGCTGCGCACGGGCATCACCACCGCGCGCGACCTCGGTGACCGCAATGGCCTGGCCGTGCGCCTGGCGCAGTCTGTCGCCGACGGCCGCAGTGTCGGCCCGCGCGTCGTCTCGGCCACCACGCCCGTGACGCCTCCGGGGGGCCACTGCTGGTTCCTCGGAGGTGAGGTGTCCGGTGTCGACGAAGTACGCCGTCTCGTGCAGCGCAACGTGGCCGCCGGTGCCAAGGTCATCAAGGTCATGGAAACCGGCGGTGGGCTCACCAAGGGGGGCGCCAAGAGCTGGGAGACCCAGTTCTCCCGGGCCGAGCTGGACGCGCTCGTCGACGAGGCTCACCGCGCCGGACTGCCGGTCGCCGCGCACGCCCACGGCGTCGACGGCATCACCGCCGCGGTCGAGGCAGGCGTCGACACGATCGAGCACTGCACCTGGATGACCGCCGACGGGTTCGAGGTCCTCGAGGACGTGCTCACCCAGATCATCGACAAGGGCATCTACGTCTGCCCGGCGGTCAGCCCGCACTGGCCGATGCTGCCGAAGTTCTTCGGCCCCGAACGCGCCGAGGCCATGTTCGACGCCGTACGGCGCATGGCCCAGGCCGGAGCCCGACTGATCGCGGGTACGGACGCCGGGGTGCAGCGCGCCGGCTTCGACGGACTGCCCTCAAGCCTGCGTTTCTACGAGCACCTAGGGCTGCCCAACGAGCGCATCCTCGCGATGGCCACCACGGACGCCGCCGGCGCGCTGGGGCTCGGCGACACCACGGGGCAGCTGACCCTCGGATACAGCGCCGATCTTCTGGTGGTGGAGGGCGACCCGCTTACCGACCTCGACTCCCTGAAGTCGGTCAACGCGGTGATCGCGGCGGGACGACACCACCACCTGGACACCAACGGGTAA
- a CDS encoding helix-turn-helix transcriptional regulator produces MAPRRFDRDRVRALRRARDITQSDLGDAVGVGDSTVASWELGSSTPDGEKLPLLARFFGLPLDDLFPRPSGEQPDLADLRCDAGYSQYQTRELIGTKSSGPVANAERGKRRLSPKFQEPLAKAYGVPVEELLAAQERSFGIEVPAASGGSSVPRSVAEKITYLLEHSYPGAQTPPSDAEIARAVNEHAGGQVITETGVRDLRTGDDAELPPLVASGLAEVFDVSPLFFQPDDTVARQVVEGLRLLAAVRTGAVGRVAARGLGPEGMSDELLSFLNQVVEEMADRERPGADGPGH; encoded by the coding sequence ATGGCCCCTCGTCGCTTCGATCGCGACCGAGTTCGCGCCCTGCGCCGCGCACGCGACATCACGCAGAGCGATCTCGGGGACGCGGTCGGTGTGGGTGACTCGACCGTGGCCAGCTGGGAGCTGGGCTCCTCGACACCCGACGGTGAGAAGCTGCCCCTCCTGGCCAGATTCTTCGGCCTCCCGCTGGACGACCTGTTCCCCCGCCCCTCAGGCGAGCAGCCCGACCTGGCCGATCTGCGCTGCGATGCCGGCTACAGCCAGTACCAGACGCGAGAGCTCATCGGCACCAAGAGCTCAGGCCCGGTCGCCAATGCCGAGCGCGGTAAGCGTCGCCTGAGTCCGAAGTTCCAGGAGCCGCTGGCGAAGGCCTACGGCGTGCCCGTCGAGGAGCTCCTGGCGGCGCAGGAGCGCTCCTTCGGCATCGAGGTACCGGCGGCATCCGGTGGATCGTCGGTGCCCCGATCGGTGGCCGAGAAAATCACCTACCTGCTGGAGCATTCATATCCCGGCGCTCAGACTCCCCCGTCGGACGCCGAGATCGCCCGCGCGGTCAATGAGCACGCCGGTGGCCAGGTCATCACGGAGACCGGTGTGCGCGACTTGAGAACGGGCGACGACGCCGAACTGCCGCCGCTCGTCGCATCCGGCCTGGCCGAAGTCTTCGACGTCTCCCCCCTGTTCTTCCAGCCGGACGACACCGTGGCCCGGCAGGTCGTGGAAGGGCTGCGGCTGCTCGCCGCCGTCAGGACCGGCGCGGTGGGGCGCGTAGCGGCGCGAGGGCTCGGGCCGGAGGGGATGTCGGACGAGCTTCTGTCGTTCCTGAACCAGGTCGTTGAGGAGATGGCCGACAGGGAAAGGCCCGGAGCCGACGGCCCCGGGCACTGA
- a CDS encoding ATP-binding protein codes for MRDHDAQPVGGLARRLAGILAARGQDPTAQPSYEPERLPALELGEARIPARYQRAVADHPAVAAWVREVADGGRPGPQGAPGLAEGRSLLIVGTTGTGKTHQAYGAVRSLLIAGVRLRWKAITAADLYAELRPRPGHDGERELMDLARCPLLIIDDLGAAKYSEWTEEITMRLINRRYNAMLPTLITTNLGMADLRTHIGDRVASRLTEMTDRVILDGPDRRRALAAERHASAAART; via the coding sequence ATGCGCGACCACGACGCTCAGCCCGTCGGCGGCCTAGCCCGACGCCTCGCGGGCATCCTCGCGGCTCGCGGCCAGGACCCCACAGCACAACCCTCCTACGAACCAGAACGGCTACCCGCCCTCGAACTGGGCGAGGCCCGCATCCCCGCCCGCTACCAGAGGGCCGTCGCTGATCACCCCGCCGTCGCCGCCTGGGTGCGCGAGGTCGCCGACGGTGGACGCCCCGGCCCCCAAGGCGCCCCGGGACTCGCCGAAGGCCGATCACTCCTGATCGTCGGCACCACCGGCACCGGCAAGACCCATCAGGCCTACGGAGCGGTGCGCTCGCTCCTGATCGCCGGAGTCCGACTGCGCTGGAAAGCGATCACCGCCGCCGACCTCTACGCCGAACTGCGCCCAAGGCCCGGACACGACGGCGAACGGGAACTGATGGACCTGGCCCGCTGCCCCCTGCTGATCATCGACGACCTCGGCGCTGCCAAGTACAGCGAATGGACCGAGGAGATCACGATGCGGCTCATCAACCGCCGCTACAACGCGATGCTCCCGACCCTGATCACCACCAACCTCGGCATGGCCGATCTACGCACACACATCGGCGACCGCGTCGCCTCCCGCCTGACCGAGATGACCGACCGCGTCATCCTCGACGGCCCCGACCGTAGACGCGCCCTCGCCGCCGAGCGCCACGCCTCAGCGGCAGCCCGTACCTGA
- a CDS encoding WhiB family transcriptional regulator: MHNTTSSNSQHRALGNHAWRDRAACRSTPHHQIDPDLFFPEPDELDRIHQAKALCAQCPVRQGCLDAALDNGDTVGIRGGMTEEEREPLHKKTEFRLDYSRVNDALAGRDIFLSRAERRAVARAAYQADIPADRLATMLKISDEHAKKLYRRTRREIRNRAAEQQQATEHNGAVIPLGNTRKAPHNPQRKAPAHGTRQSAA, from the coding sequence ATGCACAACACCACCAGCAGTAACTCGCAGCACCGCGCACTTGGCAATCACGCCTGGCGCGACCGCGCAGCATGCCGCTCGACTCCCCACCACCAGATCGACCCCGACCTCTTCTTCCCCGAACCCGACGAACTGGACCGCATCCACCAGGCCAAGGCACTCTGCGCCCAGTGCCCCGTCCGCCAAGGCTGCCTTGACGCGGCCCTCGACAACGGCGACACCGTCGGCATCCGAGGCGGCATGACCGAAGAGGAACGGGAACCGCTGCACAAGAAGACGGAGTTCCGACTCGACTACAGCCGAGTCAACGACGCATTGGCCGGCCGCGACATCTTCCTCTCCCGAGCCGAACGCCGCGCCGTCGCGCGTGCCGCCTACCAGGCCGACATCCCCGCGGACCGGCTCGCCACCATGCTCAAGATCAGCGATGAGCACGCCAAGAAGCTCTACCGCCGCACCCGGCGCGAAATCCGCAACCGTGCCGCAGAACAGCAGCAAGCGACGGAGCACAACGGGGCAGTGATCCCCCTCGGCAACACCCGCAAGGCGCCGCATAACCCGCAGCGCAAAGCCCCCGCACACGGCACACGCCAGAGCGCCGCATGA